The genomic region TCGGTGTGAACCTGACGCGTGCTCGACTGTGGGCATTCGCGGTCAGCTCGGCGCTCGCGGGACTGGGCGGTGGGGTGTTCGCGATCGTCAGCGGCTTCATCAGCCCGGAGTCTTTCCTGGCGATCCTGTCGATCAACATCGTGATCGGCAGCATTGTTGGCGGCGTCACCAGCATCGTCGGCGCCTTCGTCGGCGGCCTGTTCATGGTGTTCGTTCCGAGTTGGGCATCCGACATCAACCTGAGCCTCGGCAATCTGATTTACGGCCTCGCGCTGATCCTCATCATGATGGTCGCACGCAACGGGGTGACTGGTTTCATCGAAAAATGGCTTTCGGTGATTTTTCGGAGGGCGGCCGGCTGAAATGCCCGCCATCGAACTGGGAGGAATTGAAATGAGACTGATCTCTATACTGAAGGGATGTAAGATGCAGCTGGGCGCGGCCGCGTTGCTCGCAGCCTCCCACGCAGGCGCCGCGGAACCGTCGCCAGGCATCACCGACGACACGATCAAGATTGGTGTGACAGGACCACTCACGGGTCCGGTCGCAGTCGTCGGGGGTGTCGCTGAAGGCATTCGGGCGCGTATCGAGCAGGGCAACGCCGAAGGCGGCGTCAAGATGGGCGACGGCAAGACACGCAAGATCGAACTCGTCATCGAGGACGATGGCCTTGATCCGCAGCGCACATTGGCGAATGTCCGCAAGATGGTGGAAAAAGACAAGGTCTTCGCCTTGGTCGGCACGGCTGCCACCCCGAACAACCTCGCAATCGGACGTTACATCACCCAGAAGAAGGTTCCGAACGTCTTCATGTATTCCGGGGTTGTCTCCTTGAACGCTCCCGAGTGGGAGGTTGGCTTTGTGCCATCGTTCTCGACCGAAGCGGATGCGTTCGCCAAGTATCTCGAAAACAACAAGCCCGACGCCAAGGTCGCCTTTTTGTATCTGAATACGGAAACGGGCCAAACCTTCATGAAGGCCTTCGACCGCGCGATCGAGGATTCGACGATCAAGGTGCTCGAACGTCAACCCGTGACGTCCCAGGATCCGACAGTCGAGACTCAGCTCAACACGCTGAAGGCATCTGGCGCCGATACGCTGATTGTCATCGCCGCTCCTCGCCAGGGCGGCGAGGCCATCCGCTTCCAGTCCGAGAGCGGCTGGAAACCGTTGACCCTGGTGACCAATCTTTCGTCTGCCTATCCGGTACTCCAGTCCGTTGGCCTGGAAAACGCAAAAGGCATCATCACCTCGGACTTTCTGAAGCCGATCATTAGCGACCAGAAGTCCGGTGATGAAGGCGTCGATCGCTATCTCGATGCCATCAAGGCGGCCAAAGTAAACTTCGTCTTCGCCAACACCATCGGCCAGACCGGCTACGCTATCGGTGATGCGCTTATTCAGTCGCTTGAAAAGCTTAAAGAACCGACTCGGGAGGAACTGATGAACGTCGTCCAAAATATGGACGGTTGGCAGAACCCGTTGCTTTTCGACGGCATCAAGATTTCGACCAAAGAGAAATCGGACTTATACCCGATCGAGGCACTTCAGCTCTATCAGTTTGATGGGCAGAAATACGTCCCGGTCGGCGGCGTCCTGGATTTCGAAGGAGATACACACGAGTAACCGTTAAGCTCCGTGTGGGTGCCGGTTACACCGGCGCCCTGCCCTTCCCCTGCTTCGGTCTGCCTGCATTCGGGCTGTGGAATTGTCCTCTGAAGCTGCAGTCCCTTCAACCCTCACAATCTACAGGAGATCCCATTGATCGATCAACGCACCGCCCCTTACGCTTTCTTGATATTGCGGCTAGCACTTGGCTTGCTGTTCCTCGCCCATGGAGGTCTGAAGATCTTCGTCTTCACGCCTGCCGGAACAGCGCAATACTTCGAAAGCCTTGGACTGCCTCCTGCCCTCGCATATCTGACGATGACTCTCGAGATGGCAGGGGGGATCGCCCTTATTGTAGGGCTTTATGCGCGGCTTGCCGCGTTGGCACTACTCCCAATTCTGCTCGGTGGGATCGTCTCGGTTCACGGCGCAGCTGGCTTTTTCTTCACCAATCCGAATGGCGGATGGGAATTCCCG from Rhizobium gallicum bv. gallicum R602sp harbors:
- a CDS encoding ABC transporter substrate-binding protein, whose product is MRLISILKGCKMQLGAAALLAASHAGAAEPSPGITDDTIKIGVTGPLTGPVAVVGGVAEGIRARIEQGNAEGGVKMGDGKTRKIELVIEDDGLDPQRTLANVRKMVEKDKVFALVGTAATPNNLAIGRYITQKKVPNVFMYSGVVSLNAPEWEVGFVPSFSTEADAFAKYLENNKPDAKVAFLYLNTETGQTFMKAFDRAIEDSTIKVLERQPVTSQDPTVETQLNTLKASGADTLIVIAAPRQGGEAIRFQSESGWKPLTLVTNLSSAYPVLQSVGLENAKGIITSDFLKPIISDQKSGDEGVDRYLDAIKAAKVNFVFANTIGQTGYAIGDALIQSLEKLKEPTREELMNVVQNMDGWQNPLLFDGIKISTKEKSDLYPIEALQLYQFDGQKYVPVGGVLDFEGDTHE
- a CDS encoding DoxX family protein, which encodes MIDQRTAPYAFLILRLALGLLFLAHGGLKIFVFTPAGTAQYFESLGLPPALAYLTMTLEMAGGIALIVGLYARLAALALLPILLGGIVSVHGAAGFFFTNPNGGWEFPALWIVGLAAVVLGGDGALALRPTFRERAGA